A single region of the Palaemon carinicauda isolate YSFRI2023 chromosome 17, ASM3689809v2, whole genome shotgun sequence genome encodes:
- the LOC137656351 gene encoding octapeptide-repeat protein T2-like, whose product MQTINRQTGNQTDRQTDRQSDRQSYRQSDTDRPADRQTDRQADRQTGKQPVRQTDRQADRHADNKQTDRESDRQADRQTVRQTVIQTVRHRQSDTDRQAVRQTGRQTDRQADRQTGKQPVRQTDRQADRQPVRQTDMQKASQADRFADRKTDRQTADSQSDRQTDRQADNKQKDRQSDRQADRQTDSHTERQTDSQTQTGRQTDRQTGRQTDRLANSQSDRQTGRQTGR is encoded by the coding sequence atgcagacaataaacagacagacaggcaatcagacagacaggcagacagacagacagtcagacagacagtCATACAGACAGTCAGACACAGACAGGccggcagacagacagacagacaggcaggcagacagacagactggCAAACAgccagtcagacagacagacaggcaggcagacagacatgcagacaataaacagacagacagggaatcagacagacaggcagacagacagacagtcagacagacagtCATACAGACAGTCAGACACAGACAGTCAGACACAGACAGGCAGGCagtcagacagacaggcagacagacagacaggcaggcagacagacagactggCAAACAgccagtcagacagacagacaggcaggcagacagacagccagtcagacagacagacatgcagaAAGCCAGTCAGGCAGACAGATTtgcagacagaaagacagacagacaaacagcagACAgccagtcagacagacagacagacagacaggcagacaataAACAGAAAGACAGGCaatcagacagacaggcagacagacagacagacagtcatacagaaagacagacagatagTCAGACACAGacaggcaggcagacagacagacagacaggcaggcagacagacagactggCAAACAgccagtcagacagacagacaggcaggcagACAGGCAGATAG